The following DNA comes from Gouania willdenowi unplaced genomic scaffold, fGouWil2.1 scaffold_119_arrow_ctg1, whole genome shotgun sequence.
gccctgtagtgccatcgcgtacccccatctGAGAAACACCAATGTAGATAAATCATGTACTTTAGTTACATCATGTCGATAACGtgtgaaactcaaggcccgggggccaaatttggcccttcgGAGCATCTGATGCGGCCCaatggagaaagtgaaaatgagagagaaaacatgaatcattgtgtaaattaccattgttgttgaaagaattctaaatcttttccaaaatcctgaattttttctcaaattgttccacaaaatctccccaaattaaataaaaattggtttaaaaatcaaaggacatttaagtatctgtcacttattgggtagatattgttgatgcctttcaTACTTTATGTCtcatttataactggaagtgcaaacttagTCACATTAATGTAGAACCAGTTTGTTTTCCAACCAAAAacctggtccatatttggccctgaactaaaatgagtttgacactcctgatgTAGATAAATCATGTTGTTAAATGTGTTACTGATTGAACGACATGATTGTTacctgaaaataaaatactctcgtttgtttatttgtgtttacattgataaaggttattttttttcttcctgtagAAATGTTGAGCACAAGGAAAGTCCCAGAGGTGAGTGAGAAAAGGTCAAACTGTGAGCGTGTGAGAgttcattgattgattgattcaccTAATTGATTGATTTACAGGCTCCGCCTCCACAGCAACTGAGAGCAGAACCCAAGACGTTCCCCAGAGAACCCAGCCTCCCTCAAACAGGTCAGGCTTTTTTCTccccttttaatgtgtttttggagaaattttgtaattctttctctaatttgtccatttttgttgtcattctgtcattattttctgtttaagtTTTGCATTGTTGTCAATTttactaattttgtgtgtgtttttttttgttgttgtgttttttttggagtaaatttgtaaattattatcatattttgtgtgtttttttgagtcatttacgtttttttatttgattttctgtaattttgctgtcgtttggggttttttttttttttagaaattttataGTATTTCcccaaattttgtgtatttgtctttttgtgtatttttgttgtcatgctgtgtttttggagtcatttttggccttgttttatgcatttgttAACAACTActttcagcttttattttgctttgttgaaattttgtacgagtttttactacatttgtgtatttgttatcgttttgtggttttttaggtcatttgtgttttgttttcatattgtacttttttattttgtgtatatttgttgttattttgtgttgttatgaggtttttttgtacatttgtactcgtcttgtatttttttggagtaaacttgtgtatatttctgggcctttcttgtatttttctgtcattttatgtggtttttggagttattttcaacatttactttggggaccTTACAATTTTTGACGAATGGCCGCACATTGCCCCCGggtcgccagttgcctatgcctgGTTCAGATCATTTCagcattgtattttttattttttacacaaacGACTCAGGGTTTCAacatcttctaaagatccaggaGTTATTTTTGGTAAATGTTTCTTTCTCATTTCTTGTAACCTATCCTCCTCCTGGTCCTTGTCTTCCAGCTTCCTTACAGAAAGCCTTACCCATCCAGAACCAGAGCCCTGTTGAGAAGCCTTGGGAGAACGTGACTTTGAACCGCTGTCTGCTGGTGGCCATCACCATCCTGGTTCTAACCTCAGGCTTTCAGAGACTCAACGGTGAgaaataaacatgaataaatgtcacatttaaagcataaataacacattatttccttttaaaatcacCACAGAAAACTTCCATGGGCGAGAGGATGTGGAGGATGAAGAGTCTGGACTGAGAGTGAGACGCTCTGGCTCTTTACGACACAGAGGACACATGATGGaggtaataataacaataataataataagatggctttatagagcgcttttcaaaataaaactcaaagacaATTTACAggcaaactaaaaacaaactccTCTGATTGTAGCCACAGACTTCTCTCTGGGACCTGGTGTTCATGTGGCTGCCAGACTtcaacgatgatgatgatgatgatgatgaaaatgaggaggaggatgaagatggagAGGTGAAAAGAGGAAAATCCAAAAGAGGCGAGAAAAGCTGGAGCAGCCTGAGAAACAAGCCTCCGCCTGCCAAAAAACTCATGAAGAAAAAAGACGGGAAACTAAAGGGAAGGAGAGACGAGAAGGAGACGACAGGAAGAGTTTCAGAGGAaggtgatgatgaggatgacCAAGATGTTCCTCAGAGAACTGTCCaatcagagaagaagaaggaaaagaaaaagactCAGAAAGAATGAAttgatttttggatttttttttcttcttctcttctttagGAAAACACTCAACAATTCAACAAAAACAAGTGATTTGGATCATCTGTTAATTCACAGGCAGTTACTGTGTTTCCATTTCTATTGGACATGTGACTGTTTGTCTAAAATTATGTTTAAACAAACTTAGTTTAACGGGaaaatcatccaatcagaaCAAATGTCAGATCAATGTGGAATAAAGTATTTTCCTGTGTCGAGGCTTCAAAGatcaggattaaaaaaaacattaatcacttatttttgctaaaaaccacaaaatcatTCATCTCTTTCTTACTTTTAACCATCATGTGTTGCCTGGTTTGAAATCTGCCTGGAGGTCTTCAGAATCAGCAAAAAGCCAGAAATCCACAGATTTACCAACAAAGCCTTTCTTAATAAAGCAAACATGGACAACTACAGTATGTGGGCCCTaaagtacaaatacaaaattacaacaaaaacacacaaaattagaaactCTACAAAAAAAGgactcttaaaacacacaatatgccaaaaaaaatgcagagaaaatTCAGAAGAtgcaaaacaagacaaaagactTGCagaaatgactcctaaaacacacgtttacaaaaaaaattaaaaatacagaaagataTGCAAAACGACATCAGAaatgcacaatttaaaaaaagtaactggacaaaacacaaataacagaagCTATACAAAAAGACTCAACACTGGATGcccataaatatacacaaaaatgactcccaaaggTGTACAAAACTGATTATGTACATCTGTATGGGTTCTTTTTTGTTGtctattttgtattttagaGAAGATTTGAcccttttgttgatgttttgtctGCTTTCTGAGTTAagtattttttgtccttttgtgcattttaactGACATGAAGTATTGCCTCTATTGTGACGCAAGCCTTAACTAATGTAAAATGCACGTTAGAATGGCTAATTTTGTCTAAAACTGCCTGGCCCCAACcattgctgtgcagcagctattttttttttgtgggttcttggatttttctttgattttaactgtgatttgagtcattttcttcACTGAACAGGTGTGTCTAATGTCTGAGCTTGACTTTGAGGTGAAAAATAGAACAGAATTAGATTATTAGACTTATAAAACATGTTGATGAACATGTTTGTTGTGTGAGACAAAAACACCAAAGTTCTCCAGATTTGAACAGgatttaattacagaaaaagaatCTAAAACACCTTTGAATACAAAAGAACAATATTTCATATCTGAAATAACcaaaacaaaaggaaggatgTGCATCAGCGTCAGCGCGCTGTTAAAGGACCTCAGGAGGAGGCGGCCTCATGGGCATGGGGGGCAGGGCCATCTGAGGGGGCAAGTGGCCGGGCCCCGAAGCCCCCGGGGGTAAAGGAGGCATCCCTCCTGGGGGAGGAGGGAGAGAGTCGGTGGGTCGGGGGCCGACCCCTGGCATCAGGGGGGAGGGCCTCTTCATTCCTGCAGGGATGGGCACCCCACTGGACGGGACCAGAGCCTTctccattttaaaatgaaactgaaGGAAgaactgagagagagagagaacaagtggtgatgatgatgatgatgaaggatcAATAACAGGCTCAGATCAGTTCTACCTGTTTGGTTTCTTTATTCCAGTGAGTCCAGAAACGACTTTCTGCTTTATCGATCTCTCTACTGGGAACCTGTGGAGAGATcgataatgatgatgaagatgatgatgtcacacacagggggaggaagaggaaataaATAATCTCTTACTTTGAAGGCGATGGTCTCGTAGGGCTCTGCCGCCAACAGCAGGTACTGCCAGCGTCGATCTGGAGGCTCAATGCGCTGCTCGTACGCCGACATGAAACGATGCCTCGGACCAATTCCCTCAGCGACCTCTGGATAGTCGATctaacacgcacacacgcagacaaagacacacacatagacagagacacacgcacacatgcattagaataatgatcgaTTAGAGCATTAACCCAGGAAGTAGCAAagactgttgttgttttgaacattatttttctctcattttgtgtatttttgtagtaattttgtaaaacaaattctcaaattttgtgtattgttgcaATTCTGTGTTTATAGAgtcattcatatttatttttgggtcattttgtaatttttcatcagcaatcattttctgtttttgtttagctttgctgtttttagagcattttgtaattctctctctaattctgtgtatttgttatcatttttgtAGTCGACTAATCTATCCATTATTTTTTGGATTAGTCGACTAGTCAcgattatttttctgttctgAAGCATATATTTTGGACTGTTTTTTTAGTAAACCTGATTAAATCCATCAACCTGTTGTACTGTGACTACATGTTTTACACagaggaattaaaacaatgacataaaacatatCTGTAGTGTAGTTATtatatttaacacataaaatatcattgaaatcacaataaaatcatgaataaattaaatatcacaaacttaaagtgtaagttgTCTTGaacaaaatagtaataatagtaaacaaAGAAAGTAAAGTAAGaaactttaaaaagctggagCTAATCTGGCAGTAGGTTGTGGTGGTAATGTGATACACAAAGTCAGTGGCACCACACTGCCCCTAGTGGTCAATGTAAGGCactgcagcagaaagaaaaagaaaccagGAGGCGGCCACAGGCTGGATTtggattttatcattaatttgcAATATTAAACAATGTGTCGACGCCATAAAACCTGGGCCaaaatttttttgtagttgacATTATCGATTATGTCGACAAATCATTGCAGCCTTAGTTgtcattctgtatttttgggtcattttataaatttgtcagcaattattttctgtttttgttttgctttgttgtcgttttttttttttttgctgattttgtgtttttggagtagatttgtatattcttctcaaattttgtgtgtttttggattcatttatatttatttttggggtcgttttgtaaatttgtcagcaattattttctgtttagtttttgcgttgtcattttgtatcattGTTGctcatttttgagtttttgttgttgttttgtgtgttttcagagtaaatttgtgtcttgtgttttctttaagtcatttatgtattttgttgtaatttaatttttctttaaattttgtgtgtatttgttgttgttttgtatttttatcaggtttttttttttttatttcttgtatgttttttggggttcatttgtgtatttatttattggctACATTCCGTTCTTACACACATGTAAAtattgaacacattttaaattcttaccTGGAAAAGTAAAGACTGCTGTCCAGTCTCTGGGTCTCTCTGTTTGgttactaaacacacacaaacacacaaaaagaagagCACGTGTTAACACACTCCGGTCCTTTCAGtaacgcgcacacgcacacgcacacgcacaccctACCTTTGTAGCCTGGTCGGCCGATTTTAACAAACTTCTTCACCTCCACTTTAACTTTAGCTGGAGCTGGTTGAGCTGGAGCTTCTTTGGCCTCTTTAGCTGCTCGTCTCGCTCTGAGAAAACAAACAGATTCAGGtttatttaaatctaaaatacaaGACACCACAACATGTAAATAACTACTACATAAACTTTACTATTCTGCTCAGGGAATTATGATATTATTGTACGACAGAGAGGGGACACTGTcattgtattgtgtgttttgtattgtatatttttctgttatcgtcattttgtatatttttctgttattgatgtgtttatttgtagttatgtaaacattttttttttttttagatattttgtaaatttttctgtttctgtagtcattttgtatatttttggagtcattttgtatatttttggagtcattttgtatattttaatgtgtttctgtAGTCGTTTTTCTAAGTTTTTAGAGTCgtttttttatatacttttctgtttgtgtagtcgttttgtatgtttttggagtcatttcttatatttttctgttgttgtttttgtagtaattttgtatgttttttgtagtcattttgtatgttttttgtagtcattttgtatgttttttgtagtcattttgtatgttttttggagtcattttgtatgtttttggagtcattttgtacatttttctgtgcattttgttgtggtttggtAAAATTATACAGTTGCTTTGtaagttttttgtgtcattttgtatatctttctgtttttgtagtccttttttaagtttttggagtcattttggaatcatttagtatatttttctgtgtttttacagtcgtttttttgagttattttgtgtatttttgctgttttttgtgtgatttggggtccatcttgtgtgtttactttgggagccAAACAAATTTAGACTGTTGTGTCTgttgtaaataataaaagtctGAAAAATAGCTATTGACGTAAACGTGCTTGAACCCAAACATTCAAAAGCttaaaatatgaatttatttctttgtgctgtggtttatttatttattttacatattaaaCATAGTGAAGGGTGTACACTTACAAGTTTGTCTGATGCTTCTTTCCTTGCGTGTGAGCCAAGTAACTTCCCTGAAACACAGGAAAACGTCATTAATcataataaaacacagaaagaaacaGATGTAAGCAGGAATATATATATCCCGTGTCTTCTCACCTCATTGTTGTGGAGCGTCAGACACAGTTTACACTCGTACGAGCCTAAATGGTTCTTCATAAAGTAGGGGTCTTTGTTGATGTCGATGGTTTCCAGGGCCAGCTGACGTAGCCGCTCTCTACGGTCACGGTTGCTCTCGGAGGCCGACGCCACCCCTCCGCTCCCCGTCTTCCCTCCAGCTCGATGCTGGAAATCCATCTTGGCGACGATATGATTCTACACCTGCACACCCACAGATTCCACACAAACAGCAGAATGTTCACTGCTTGAAAAAACCATTACTGCATTAGTTACTAACTGTTATGATTTTCATAACTAATCTAACATCAGATATGAATACTCATCAAATGTGCTGAATGCAGATAATAACATTCATTAcagcattttaaataaagaccaacctgagcattaacacaagaaagggtttttgtttgtttttcccctaatattagttgttttttcttttttgtattatgattttttttttcagtcactgtgcatttttctctcaatttggagtcattttgtatatttttctgaaaatattgtgcatttttttttggttcttttatgtgtttttgctgtcattttctatattttgggggtcgttttgtgtatttttcctgataATATTATGCCCTTTTtggttcttttgtatattttcctgtaattctGAGCTTATTAGGAGTAACTTGGGGTTTTAGGAGTTTAATTTGTGCATATTTGATGTCGTTTTGCATATTTGTCTGTATTTgtttagtcatgttgtgtatttttcctataaaattgtgtgtattttgagtatttttgtgttttaggggttatttttgtccatttttgctcgtgtactttgggggccacacaaaattatagtttcTACTATGTGTTACCATGACTCAAGTGTAaattgaatatttaacattccATATATTATTCTATATATTGTTGCTACAACAACAGTAACCGATCTTTAGCCATGGGAAAGTGATATATTTACATGAAACTGCAACACAATAAAGGCCAAACTAAAATGAATGAGCTTTAAAATCACTTCAAATATTAGTAATAGCTGTTCAACTGCGACATTGAAtccaaaccacacaaaatgtaGTTTAACTGTGACTAACAATGCTtataaaacctaaaataaaagCGTAGAGTGATTATCAATCATAATAAAGCGCAAAGGGCTGTTAGCTAACATTCGGGGATGAATGTAtcttgatgctaatgctaagctaactgcatTGCAGTCTTGTAGAATAATTATTTATAACTAAACCGATGACAAAGACGCAATATATACCAAGCTTGATAAATTCTAAAACGAACtgtactaaattaaataaaaccaattTTAAAGTCTCCCAAACACTCACCAACAGTCAAACAACGACAGGCTCACGCTGCTGCTCAGGGCCTtaactgcgcatgcgcagctACTACACCATCAAAGTAAACTTAGCTGGCAATTCAGAGCGACAGATTCCGTCttttaatttataaaaataaattttaacttttctttaGTTCAAGAAGCCTGTTTTTGTGCCCTCAGTGTTCTGACTATTTTTTCTCTGACCAATCGGATTTCAAATGCCTTTGCTGTCATTTAAAGCCATGACGATAGaattaaaaaatcacaaattaatGAGACAAGTCTTTGTGCatgattttaatgttgctttgtgaattttttcgtgctgttatgtgtgttttgatcattttttgtccttatattgtgtatttttctagttttgtgtgtattagttgacattttgtacatttttcctgttttatgtCTACATCATTTTGCgtgttgttgtctttgtgttgtgtattttttgtaattctgtgtcattttgttgtcaagtgttcttttagagtcatttgtgtaattttctctcactctgttcatttttgtctaatattgtgtatttaccGTGCtgcttggtgtgtttttgttgtcattttgtcaatttttgtgtattttggtcaccattttgttgtcatttgtcatTGTgaatttttagtgtgtttttggagtcattttagtgAGTtcctgtagtcattttgtgtatctatggagtcgttttgtgtatttttgtgtgttcatggAGTCATTTAATgagattttggagtcattttgtgagttttttgtgtgtttattgaatcattttgtgtattttttgtgtttatggattaattttgtgtgtttgtggcgtcattttgtgaatttttgtatgttttatgagtcattttgtgagtttactTTGAGGACCGCACTACAGACGCTCTGAGAACGAAACTGTGCTTCAATTCTTTTTGTCCTTTACTGTTTGCCGTACAACTGTGCACGGAAGGAGTGTCTTTATGGTCTCTACACACCGTACACAGCAGTGTACATATCCGTGTGTGTAGCATTGACAACATTACATTAGACCTTGAATGACGGCAGAAATGACAGGGTGTGCTCACGAGGAGGATGTTAGATAACGACGTTTGATACACAGCTGTTAGACGGAATGGGagtgtagtagtgtgtgtgtactagtgtgtgtgtccgtgaTGCGTTTCAACGAGAAGGAGCTGGTGTCTCTGAGCAGACAACCCTCAGTTATTTCAGCAGAGCTGGGAATGAGGGGACCGAAGAAAGGAGACGGTGagctgctcttcatcatcatcatcattacacacacacactcagtggTCATCTGTAGCTGAGGtgtaaccctgtgacgtcactCCACAGTGGTGAAGAGGAGGATGGTGAAACTTGTCGTCAAC
Coding sequences within:
- the LOC114458479 gene encoding mitotic apparatus protein p62-like, whose amino-acid sequence is MEESYETFEEDLWPPKTDPLQKPVRPTRRPEMLSTRKVPEAPPPQQLRAEPKTFPREPSLPQTASLQKALPIQNQSPVEKPWENVTLNRCLLVAITILVLTSGFQRLNENFHGREDVEDEESGLRVRRSGSLRHRGHMMEPQTSLWDLVFMWLPDFNDDDDDDDENEEEDEDGEVKRGKSKRGEKSWSSLRNKPPPAKKLMKKKDGKLKGRRDEKETTGRVSEEGDDEDDQDVPQRTVQSEKKKEKKKTQKE
- the LOC114458477 gene encoding splicing factor 3A subunit 2-like, which encodes MDFQHRAGGKTGSGGVASASESNRDRRERLRQLALETIDINKDPYFMKNHLGSYECKLCLTLHNNEGSYLAHTQGKKHQTNLARRAAKEAKEAPAQPAPAKVKVEVKKFVKIGRPGYKVTKQRDPETGQQSLLFQIDYPEVAEGIGPRHRFMSAYEQRIEPPDRRWQYLLLAAEPYETIAFKVPSREIDKAESRFWTHWNKETKQFFLQFHFKMEKALVPSSGVPIPAGMKRPSPLMPGVGPRPTDSLPPPPGGMPPLPPGASGPGHLPPQMALPPMPMRPPPPEVL